The following nucleotide sequence is from Strix uralensis isolate ZFMK-TIS-50842 chromosome 15, bStrUra1, whole genome shotgun sequence.
CACCCTTACCCCCTTTTTCCCCCGTGTCTCACCCAGGTCCCAGAGCACTGCGTCTGGCCGGTGGCCAGAGCCGGTGCGAGGGCCGGGTGGAGCTGGAGCAGGCGGGTGAGTGGGGGACGGTGTGCGATGACGCCTGGGACTTGGCCGACGGCGACGTCGTCTGCCGGCAACTGCGCTGCGGCCGGGCCATCCGCGTCCATGGCAGTGCCACCTTCGGCCCGGGCAGCGGCCCCATCCTCCGGGATGAGGTGGGCTGCGAGGGGGACGAGGAGCATCTCTGGGACTGTGCGGCCGCGCCGGAGCATGACTGCAGCCATAAGGAAGACGCCGGTGTGGTGTGCTCAGGTGGGGCCAGCACGTGCTGGATTTGGCAGCCACCAAGCAGGGTTTGGGTTCCGGTGGGTGGAATCAGGCAGGTGTACAGGCAGCGCATCCCCCCAGCTCCGCTCTCTGCCCATAGAACACCAGGAGTGGCGGCTCACCGGGGGCCGGGATGGTTGCGCCGGTCGGGTCGAGGTCTTTTTCCGTGGCACGTGGAGCACGGTGTGTGACAGCACATGGTACGAGCTGGAGGCCAGCGTGCTGTGCCGCACGCTGGGCTGCGGGCAGCCCCTCCGGCAGCTCTCCTTCAGCCACACGCTGCCCGCCAGGATGCTCTACCAGTGCGATGGCCAGCAGCCGTCGCTGGCCCGCTGCCAGTGGACCTACAATAAATCGGCTCCCTGCCACCAGTCCCGGGCGGCCGGAGTGATCTGCAATGGTATGGGACCCCCTCCACTGCGCCCTGCGGGTTTAGGGGGGCTGACTGCCTGCTTGAAGCCATGGGGGTCCCCTGTAACCCATTTTCTTCTGccctcctccatccctgtccccctcctgccAGGCTCCCAGGGCTTGCAGATGCCAACCCCGATGGCCACGGTGACACCGAGCAACGTCACACTCCTGAGCGGTGAGTGTCCTGCAGAGCCTCAGCCATGACCTGGGTCTGGGGAggcggtggggggggtgggggtgctgcagggagcaCCCAACTTACCCCCCCTTCCCTGGAGGAAGGATGTCTCGGGTGTCATGAGCTGTGTCCGTTCTCTGTCACAGCTGAGGAGGGCTCCCAGGCTGCCGGGGCACAGTCTCCGCTGCACATGCCCTTCTTCATCCTCTGCCTGGTCCTGGCAGCGCTGCTCCTGCTCACCGTGCTGGCCTTCATCGCCGCCCTGCTGAGGGTGAGGGAGATGAGCGGTAAGGAGCCACTCCTGGGGAGGCATGGCAGGTTCTGGCCGTGGAGAGAGGGTGACActgccagcccagccagggccaccccactcCCTGGGCTCAGCTCAGCCACGGGAGTGGGGCTGGCTGTGCCATGGGCACCCCGATTTGTCCCCACAGCCCTTGCCATGTCCTCCCTCCGGCTAGACGGGCCGGTGCTGGTGACCCACAGTGCCCAGAGCCCCAGTGTGCCCTCGGGGACCTCCAATGACTACAGGGAGGTGCCCCCCAGCCTTCCCAAAGGACCAGGTAGGTCTGGCAGGTCACCAGCCTttccgccccccaccccccccctagtccaggggggctgtggggcaggagatCCCGACTGGTGACAGCTGCCCCATCCCCATTTCGCCTCCCCCAGACCCCCCGGTCACAGCCAAGGACCCTGACTCTGACTCTGACTACGAACACTACGATTTCAGCAGCGAGCCACCCGTGGCTCTCTCCACTTTCTACAGTGAGCATCCCACTCAGGCTGGGGACCCCTCCACCACCCTGCCTGGGGGtgcccctgggtgcccccccatTGATGTCCACCCCCCTTTGCTCTCCCCACAGACTCACTGCGCCGGCACCCCGGGGAGCAGCTGCTCCCGCTGATGCCCAGGCAGGATGGGATGGAGCCGTTCCCTGGGGAGGGTATGACACGAGGGGTGCCCGTCCCTCTGTCCTGCAGCACtggctgtctgtctgtcctgcccGTGGGTGGGCGAGCGGCCACCCTGCACCCCGGGGCTGACGGTGGCCCTGTACCCCGCAGTGCCGGCCAGGCTGGGCCCCCCATCCCGCAGCAGGGcgagcagctcctccacctcttcctcctcctccaccaccgAGCCCTATTGCAATAACGTGCACCCCCTGCatgcccggggctgcccgccaCCCCCCACCGATGGCACCCACCAGCACGAAGCACCCACCACCCACGGCTACACCGGCTACCCTGGCATGGGTGGGCACTACTGGAGGGCCCCAGGAACcagagcagggatggggacagccctggggagaggaatgggggtggggggaccccaggaatgggagcagggatgggaacagcactggggagggaaatgggggtggggggaccccaaggatggggacagccctggggaggggaatgggggtggggggaccccaggaATGGAATCAGGGATGGGAACAGCCCTGGAAAGggaaatgggggtggggggaccccaaggatggggacagggatggggacagtcctggggaggggatgggagtgggggaccccaggggatgggagcagggaTGAAAGGTGCCAGTAAGAGACCCTGTTttgcccccagctcccccagcaaCGCCCCGCGTGCCCACCCCAGTGCTGTCCCACCCCCGGGTACCCGTGTCTCCAGCAGAGCCCCATCCCGCTGACAGCTCCAGCACCTCCTCGGGGGAGTGGTATGAGAACGTGCAGGGCTTGGAGCCACCCGGGGACCCATCCCCACACCCTGGTGAGGACCCTGcactggcagggcaggagcagggtgacGTGGGGGGGTGCAGGTATCCTCTGGCCGCCCCAGCATCCACCTCCCgctccctgcctggctgcctgACGGGATCTGTCCTTTGCAGGCTGGCCGGCTCCGTCCTGCCCCTCAGGGAGACACACACAGGACCCCGACTCCTCTGACGGCAGCGACTACGATGACATCCAGGGCTCTGCCTACTGAGGCTGCCACTGGACATGGCAGGGGGGACAAGGACTCGCCATCCCGCTGCCGATGTCTCCTCTGGGTTTCTCTGGCCGTCTCCTCCGCGCCAGGGCGGGGGCACCGGTGCCGGGGGTACCTGGGGGATGCTCAGCACCTGTGCCAGGCCGTGTGCCACGATTAAAAGCTTTTCCCACAGGGTCACCGTGTCCCTTGGCCATGGGGGTGGCTGGTCACCAGCCCCACAGTGAGGCTGGGTCACCAAGTGACCCACAGGGCATCAAGTGACCCAAAGATGGTCACAGCCACAGCGAGTTGTGTCCCGGTTGCCGGTCCCGGTTGCTGGCAGGGACCTGCCTGCActgggcagagcaggagctgccagaTCTCCCGTTCCCAGCCCacggcagcggggagggggggtggcaGGGCCTGATCGAGCCCCATAGCGCTGGGGGTGGTGCTCAGTCACCATCCTGGGGACACACTGGCCACCGTGCCCGCAAAACCCGGCCAGGGGGCTTGAGGGCTGCGGACAGGAAAGTCACTGGGGCGTATGGCGGTGCTGGGGGggcccagcctggggctgtggggcagaTACCAAGTGGGACATTGCCAGCTTCCAGCCCAGGGTGGATTTGTCCCCCTTACCCAGAGTTCAAGGGGTGGGGCACGGCCCCCCCAGGGAGGGATAAACTCCTCCTGCATCCCCCATACCGGGGTGAAAGCTGAGGGATCCCACAGCCTGCCCGAGCCTTGGCAGGATGCCCCGGCACagcttggggacagggacactggtGACCAGGGACAGCACCCAGCCATCACCCCTGGGGCTGGGATCCCTccatccccctgccctgggggggcTTCCCTGCGCCCCACATAGCTTTTTCCAGACGCTGCAGCTCATTTCCCACCCCGGCACCCACCGGCAGGTTTCCATCTCCCCGGGCGTGGCGAGGTGAAGCCTCGGCGGAGGTTGGGGTTCAGACCTACCCCCGTGGAAaatttgcccccccccccgccacatcCTTCAGCTGTTTACAGAGACGTGAGGCTCCGGTGGCCTTGAACAAAGGGGCCAAGCCGCAACAACGGAGGAAGCACCAAAATAGCAACAAAAGCCCCAGAcaaaaggagagaggagtgaaGCGAGAGCAAGGAGACGGCTGCTGCGAGCAGAGCGGGGACAGGAGCGGGCccgggggggaggtgggggggcacagggtgtGCCCCCAGCCATGCTCACGGTTCTCCATGTCACGGTGGTGAGGCTGGGGACGAGGTGATGGCACCTTTGCTGTTGGGACGTGTCACAGCCGGGCAGCAACCTGGGGGATGCTGATACCCAGGGGGTACCGatgccccggggtgggggggatgaTAACCCAGTTCCTGTTGGGGCAATGGGACAAAGGTTCCATGTGTCACCTCCAGCCTCAAGACAGGGACAAGCGTTTATTTGaccttctgctgtttctgcacgTGGTGAAGGGTGCTGGGAAATGCCATTTCCACCATCACCAGGTTAACAGCAGCATGCTGACAGCCGGCAAGTTCATTCCTGCTCGCACCAAAGGCAGATCCTGCCTCTTAAAAGGCTTCTCACGGGCAGGCAGCGTGTCAACATGTCCCAGTGCTCCCCCGCCTGCTCGACCCCTCCGGAAAGATATTATAATCATCCTTATCTGTCAGAGCATGCAGACGATGCTGAGCTGACTCGCGTCGCTGGCAGCGAGCAGGGATGTTCTAAGCGAGCCACGGCACAAATCCTGTTTTTTGTGAATGAGGGGGAGGTGGATCTTTCCTAGAGGCGATGCATGGGGGTGAATCACCGACCTCAGGTTGATTTGGGGTGTGAGGGGCTCGGGTTCCCCCCCGCAGACCCCCGGGGCTTGGTCCCCCAGGAAGGCTTggcccaggagcagggctgggactTGCACTCCTTTCCCAGGGCATTGCCAAAGCCATGCCAGCCCCGAGCccgtgggtggggtggggggcaacACCAGGACCCCCAGCACTCTGTGGGACACCCCAAAAGGGTTTGgtcccatcccagccccagcctggtCTTGGGGGCCTGCAGGACCCCCAGGATGACCAGGAGGGGATGGGAACAAGCGGGGGCTGCAGGATGCAGCCCACAGCCCTGCGCTGCGAGGGGTCAGCACTGcccagtgcaggcaggagcaggcagcagccccgcCCTGCCTGACCAAGGGGATGGGGGAGCTGCAAGAAGCCAAAGGAGCCAGGAGGGGATTGCAGGGCCGGGTTACCTCCAGGCATGCCAGGGTCTGGCTGGAGACGGCGTGGTCATGCTGCCAGCATCGCCTGACATCTCTGCCCGACCTGCCTGAGCATCACTGCCTGGCCCTGTCTGTGCCGGGCAGCCCACGGCTGCCTGTCACCCACCACACCCCAGCGAGCTTCCTCTCGAGTCATGGAAAATCTTCAACCCGGCGAGAGTTGAGGGAACTGgcggggtttagtctggagaagaggaggctgaggggagacctcatggccctctacaactccctgaaaggagggtgcagagaggggggatgagtctcttgaaccaaggaacaagcgacaggacaagagggaatggcctcaagctgcgccagggcagggtcagactggctcttaggaagtatttctttgcagaaggggttgttgggcgttggaatgggctgcccagggcaggggtggagtccccatccctggaggggttgaagagtggggttgacccagcgctgagggatctggtggagttgagaacggtcagggtgaggttcatggttggactggatgatcttcaagggcttttccaacccagatgattctgggattctgtgagttTTGGTGCAGGAAACTCCCAGGGGAGCCAAGCCCCTGCTCCGAGGAGTGCAGCATCCCGTGGCTCTGGGCAGCAGcccagggtggtggcagcaggaggggacgGGGACGCTCCCTAACCTCACTGAGCTGCCTGGGAAGCTCAGTCCCCCCAGCAGCGCTCCCCAGGCACCCACCAGCCACTCTCCTTCCAGCAGAAACGCCACCGGGTCAATGGAAAACAGCTGCCTTCATTAGCATGCATGACCTGGATTTGGAGGAATTAATTAGGGCACAATCAATTAATGCCTCTCCCTTCCCTGGTTCATCACCGCCTGGGCCCCATGTGCCCTTGCAGGGATATACAGTGTCCCTAGGGTGCCAGCAACTGGGAGAAGCGGGGCCATGCCTGGGAGAAACCTTCCTGCGGGGCCATCACAGTGTTGCCGTGGCCTAATGGGGCACATGGTGTGGCACAGCATGCGTCAGCTCCTTTGCTGAAAAAGGCTGCTTTGGACCCCAAAATAGGGTTTGTAGCGTAAAAAAGGAGAGTTAGGGCCCTAGAAACAGGGACATGGGTGGCATGGGCAGCACCTGCCGTGGCACATTTCCTGCCCCGGCATGGTGGTGCCACTCGACTGGTGACCGCAGGCGGTGCAGCCGGGGCAGAGCCgaagcaaggaggaggaggaggaggagagaagcagCCACCAGCAAGGGGAGATTATTTTTGGCAGGTGTTACGTCAGGGTGGCCGCAAATCTCCCCACAGCAGCGAGGGTGGGATCCGGCTCTTGTGGGAACTTGGGCTGTTGGGTTTAGTGCCTGTCACTGGTTTTCCCTGCTGCAATCCAGTGTGTTGGCTCCCCAAACCACTTACCAgcactggggagctgctgccagggctgggatttcCCCTGGTGAACGCTGCCAGCTTCGACCACCCACAAACCCCCCCGTAACGCCCGGCTCCCCAGCCCTCCTTTGGGTGCCACCTCTGGGTGCCCTGGGGGTCTTGCTTGGCCACGTTGCCTTCCAGTCACTGGTGGCTTTGTGGGGACCCAAGGGAGGGCTGGGGTCCCCCCAACCCCTCAGCACTGGGTATGTTCACCGCCCCTCCAGTGAGCAGATGGGGGGACCCCGGGGTGGGGATCCAGTGAGGGCTGAGCCCCCCGGGTTTCTCTCCCCTTTGCTCTTGCTCTCATTCTCAACGGGAcctggggaggctgctgccagGTTGAGACTTCAGATGAGCGTAGATGTGACGCAAAAAAccacagagggaggaaaaacagCCTGTTCCTGCCCGTCCCCCCCCTTGCCTGCCTTCCCCGGGCCGGGTAGCAGAGGTAGCCGTGCCCCCGGCAGCGGTGGAGGCGGCTGGCCGTGCCGATGGCAGCCCACCTGCCCGCCCTGTGCCTCCTGCTCTTGTTGGGGATGTGGGGTGAGTACGGCATGGGGGTTCGGCatggtggaggggtggggggtgccagGGCCCTGGTTGCTTTAACCGAGTGTACCCACTGTGCCAGCAGCTCCCGGTGCTGGGGGTGCCCAGAGGCACACCTGGGGACCTCCAAAATCCCATGGTGAAACCCCCCAGTGTTTCTGCTGCCAGGCAGCCAGGCACATTTTGGGGGGGCTCAACCCCATGCTCTCAGCTGAGGGTCACTGATGCTCCCTCATGGCACCATCCCGGGGGTCCCACGTGCTCGCGCGGGGCAAGCCCCAAGCAGGGGGAGAAGGGCtggtggccagcagcagggctgccgGGCCCACACCAAAATGTGGGCAGCTCCAGGGGTCCCCAGGATGCTCCTCACACCCCAGGAGTGAGCCTATGGGTGTTGGGGGGCAGCCAGCCATACCCCCATCCTCGTTCCCTGCCAGCTCCCGCCATCCCCAGCTGCCTCTTGGTCCACATGGCACAGTGGGCACCTGCAGGCACCGCTCCGGCTCACCACGGTGATGGTGGCACCATCCACTGCTGCTTGGCCCTCCCTTCCTACCAGTAGTGACACTAGTTAGTTAGCGGTAATTAGCCGGCGCCCTTGCCTGTCGTCTTTCAGCCATAATTATCCACCAGCAGATGGAtgggcagcctggcaggcagcgCTACGGCCAGTTGTACAAAGTggtttgtgtttatttattttaattaaaggtgtgaggaggaggagtgagagcAAATTCACTGAGAAAGCCAGAAAATGCTCTTCTATTACTAAGAAAAAAGCCAGCATGCcccaacctcctcctccagcctccggcgctggggagggggggcatgCGGCCAGCCCCAGGGCTCCGTCCCCACCGCTGAGCTTCGGGGACAGAGGTGTCCCCCCAGCATTACAGCTGGGTCGGTGCAGAGTGCGGCATGGCCGGGGAGCTCCCGGCCACCATCGCCAGCTCCTTTCTACCAGCAGCATCTCCACCCTGGTGAAAGGCTGCCCAGAATCACCTTTCTCCCCCAAAATAACCAGCAATAGGCCaagagccaggagctgctgccttaGGCTGGGGGTTCCCGCCTTCCCCAGGGCGAGGAGCAGGACTGACACCCCATTTCCCTCTTTTTTGCAGCCGTCCCCGGCCACGGAGGAGCCGCCCCAAGGCCTGGAGGTAAGTGTGTGGTGGCAGAACCTTGGCCATGGCTTTGTTAGCACGTggtggctgctggagctgcctcaGCCGGGTCTCCCAGCTCAACCCTACGGTCCCCGCGCCCCCCAAGCACCCCCAAGCACTTCCTGCCCCACTTTGCCAGAAGCCCTGGTTGCCACCGCGGGGCACGCCGGGCTGCGGCAACGCGCCGCCAAAGGGCTTTTTTCCAGCCCAGGGTGGTGGAAAACATGCTGCCGAGGGAAGGAAAACCCCCAAGACCCGTGTTTTCCCCGCAGAGCCCATCCTGCGGCTCACCAGCGGCGGCTGCCGCTGCACCGGGATGCTGGAGGTGAAGTGGCAGGGCTGGTGGAGGCGCGTGTGCTGGGACAAAGCCAGCGACGAGGGTGTGGAGGGCATCTGccggcagctgggctgtggccccGCCATCCCCAAGCCCCTCCAGCTCATCTTCGCCAGCAAGAAGGAGCCACCCATGCTGCGGTGCCTGTGGCTGGCGGCCACCTCAGCGGAGTGCTACCGGGATGTGACAAACTGCACGGAGCCAGCCATTATCACCTGCAGCGGTGAGCCCGGACCCCCACCTCGGCCACCCCCATCCTCAGGGACCAGCCACCCCGACCTGgcctctttctttttatttcagagcCAGTGAAAACCACTCCCAAGCCCCCGCCAGCACCTCCAGCCACCACCCCGGAGCCCACTGGTAAGAGCCCCATCCCTGGGCATgatggaggggagcagagcagcaaCAGGGGGTCcacacagcaaaacaaactgCCCCCCACTTTGCGAGATCACCTGATCTCATTAACAGCGTTTGCAGCATCCACGAGGCAATTAAGCTTCAGATGTGGCAGGCTCAGGGACTTTCTGCTCAATAACGGAGAGAAATGTCATCCTGgtctgaaataaaatgctttttttccccccattcttcACCAGGACCCGACAGGCTGCAGCTGGTGGACGGGGACTTCGGCTGCTCGGGCTATGTGGAGCTGCACAGGCAGGGGTTGTGGGGGTCCGTGGCGGATGGCACGGGCATCAGGCCAGAGCTGGCCACCCGCATCTGCCAGGATCTCCGCTGCGGCACCGCCGTCGACAGCCACGGCTACCCCAAGCCGGAGTGGAGAAGCCACTTGCCGGTGCggtgggaggtggtggagccCTGCGAGAGCCGTCTGCTCTTCAACTGCTTCAACAGGACCCGTGCCCAGCAGGAGAAAGCACCTGCCTTCATCATCTGCTCGCGTGAGAGCTcaccccggcacggccccgcTCCTTCCCCGGGCCCCTCGCTTGCCCCAGCCGCCTGGCTGGTTGCCCCTGGCATGCTCCGGGCTGCTTTTACCCGTGCT
It contains:
- the CD6 gene encoding T-cell differentiation antigen CD6 isoform X1, which gives rise to MEGLYLLLAALSATAPGQGAASRGAAASAASRVRDGVPHFPTAPTEPTGPSGIPASSVAGNTSVAPGPRALRLAGGQSRCEGRVELEQAGEWGTVCDDAWDLADGDVVCRQLRCGRAIRVHGSATFGPGSGPILRDEVGCEGDEEHLWDCAAAPEHDCSHKEDAGVVCSEHQEWRLTGGRDGCAGRVEVFFRGTWSTVCDSTWYELEASVLCRTLGCGQPLRQLSFSHTLPARMLYQCDGQQPSLARCQWTYNKSAPCHQSRAAGVICNGSQGLQMPTPMATVTPSNVTLLSAEEGSQAAGAQSPLHMPFFILCLVLAALLLLTVLAFIAALLRVREMSALAMSSLRLDGPVLVTHSAQSPSVPSGTSNDYREVPPSLPKGPDPPVTAKDPDSDSDYEHYDFSSEPPVALSTFYNSLRRHPGEQLLPLMPRQDGMEPFPGEVPARLGPPSRSRASSSSTSSSSSTTEPYCNNVHPLHARGCPPPPTDGTHQHEAPTTHGYTGYPGMAPPATPRVPTPVLSHPRVPVSPAEPHPADSSSTSSGEWYENVQGLEPPGDPSPHPGWPAPSCPSGRHTQDPDSSDGSDYDDIQGSAY
- the CD6 gene encoding T-cell differentiation antigen CD6 isoform X2, with translation MEGLYLLLAALSATAPGQGAASRGAAASAASRVRDGVPHFPTAPTEPTGPSGIPASSVAGNTSVAPGPRALRLAGGQSRCEGRVELEQAGEWGTVCDDAWDLADGDVVCRQLRCGRAIRVHGSATFGPGSGPILRDEVGCEGDEEHLWDCAAAPEHDCSHKEDAGVVCSEHQEWRLTGGRDGCAGRVEVFFRGTWSTVCDSTWYELEASVLCRTLGCGQPLRQLSFSHTLPARMLYQCDGQQPSLARCQWTYNKSAPCHQSRAAGVICNGSQGLQMPTPMATVTPSNVTLLSAEEGSQAAGAQSPLHMPFFILCLVLAALLLLTVLAFIAALLRVREMSALAMSSLRLDGPVLVTHSAQSPSVPSGTSNDYREVPPSLPKGPDPPVTAKDPDSDSDYEHYDFSSEPPVALSTFYNSLRRHPGEQLLPLMPRQDGMEPFPGEVPARLGPPSRSRASSSSTSSSSSTTEPYCNNVHPLHARGCPPPPTDGTHQHEAPTTHGYTGYPGMVLSHPRVPVSPAEPHPADSSSTSSGEWYENVQGLEPPGDPSPHPGWPAPSCPSGRHTQDPDSSDGSDYDDIQGSAY
- the CD5 gene encoding T-cell surface glycoprotein CD5 isoform X2, which encodes MAAHLPALCLLLLLGMWAVPGHGGAAPRPGEPILRLTSGGCRCTGMLEVKWQGWWRRVCWDKASDEGVEGICRQLGCGPAIPKPLQLIFASKKEPPMLRCLWLAATSAECYRDVTNCTEPAIITCSEPVKTTPKPPPAPPATTPEPTGPDRLQLVDGDFGCSGYVELHRQGLWGSVADGTGIRPELATRICQDLRCGTAVDSHGYPKPEWRSHLPVRWEVVEPCESRLLFNCFNRTRAQQEKAPAFIICSRSQPQALRRLAGGPTPCEGDVEVFHEGRWQVLCDNWVQRSKWGSQLCQELRCGNLSSSTELRDPPSTGVTCKIPTLHLCSASLRGPQTCSRTRVVCQDSKPQPAGTAAGTIVSICLALLLFGILSLLCGPPAYRRLMKRISKKKQRQWIGPTGLNQTVSFHRNSTVTPRPRAEGQRVQGGDNDYAQPPQKSSYLSAYPALEGACRASNPPDNSSDSDYDLHSARRV
- the CD5 gene encoding T-cell surface glycoprotein CD5 isoform X1 → MAAHLPALCLLLLLGMWAVPGHGGAAPRPGAQGGGKHAAEGRKTPKTRVFPAEPILRLTSGGCRCTGMLEVKWQGWWRRVCWDKASDEGVEGICRQLGCGPAIPKPLQLIFASKKEPPMLRCLWLAATSAECYRDVTNCTEPAIITCSEPVKTTPKPPPAPPATTPEPTGPDRLQLVDGDFGCSGYVELHRQGLWGSVADGTGIRPELATRICQDLRCGTAVDSHGYPKPEWRSHLPVRWEVVEPCESRLLFNCFNRTRAQQEKAPAFIICSRSQPQALRRLAGGPTPCEGDVEVFHEGRWQVLCDNWVQRSKWGSQLCQELRCGNLSSSTELRDPPSTGVTCKIPTLHLCSASLRGPQTCSRTRVVCQDSKPQPAGTAAGTIVSICLALLLFGILSLLCGPPAYRRLMKRISKKKQRQWIGPTGLNQTVSFHRNSTVTPRPRAEGQRVQGGDNDYAQPPQKSSYLSAYPALEGACRASNPPDNSSDSDYDLHSARRV